The following coding sequences are from one Vicugna pacos chromosome 19, VicPac4, whole genome shotgun sequence window:
- the SCP2D1 gene encoding SCP2 sterol-binding domain-containing protein 1 yields the protein MWKRTDHQPKIKAGDGPQAGQFKELGPAQEPAVPHPLKLSEFQSFSVFEDISHHIKEEGAQLVKKVNAIFQLDITKDGKIILQWTIDLKTGSGDMYLGPARLPADTVFTIPEPVFMELVLGKMNPQKAFLAGKFKVSGKVLLGQKLERVFKDWAKY from the coding sequence ATGTGGAAGAGAACTGACCATCAACCGAAGATCAAAGCAGGGGATGGGCCTCAGGCTGGCCAGTTCAAGGAACTGGGTCCAGCTCAGGAACCTGCCGTGCCACACCCTCTCAAGCTGTCAGAATTCCAGAGCTTCTCAGTGTTCGAGGACATCAGCCATCACATCAAAGAGGAGGGGGCCCAACTGGTAAAGAAAGTCAATGCCATCTTTCAGCTGGACATCACCAAGGATGGGAAGATCATCCTGCAGTGGACCATCGATCTGAAGACTGGTTCTGGGGACATGTACCTAGGACCCgccaggctcccagcagacactgtCTTCACAATCCCGGAGCCTGTCTTTATGGAGTTGGTTTTGGGCAAAATGAACCCTCAGAAGGCTTTCCTTGCCGGCAAGTTCAAAGTGAGTGGCAAAGTTCTGCTTGGCCAGAAGCTGGAGAGGGTTTTCAAAGACTGGGCTAAATATTAA